Proteins from a single region of Anaerolineae bacterium:
- a CDS encoding ABC transporter ATP-binding protein encodes MSQPDIAPIIQTEHLSRVYHLAGEDIHALTDVSLAIYPGQMTAIVGRSGSGKTTLLNLIAGLDEPTDGAVWFEGQKLAELDGEVRLQLRRERIGFVFQSFGLLPLLSAAENVGVPLRMRRLPRQEREARVAGALAWVGLTDRQRHRPYELSGGEQQRVALARALAARPHVILADEPTGQLDSQTGRKIIGLLRRLVAEQNITVVIVSHDPLVMEEADVIHELRDGRLIATRQKENGGS; translated from the coding sequence ATGAGCCAGCCTGACATCGCGCCGATCATCCAGACGGAACATCTGAGCCGGGTCTACCATCTGGCCGGGGAAGATATCCACGCCCTGACCGATGTTTCGCTGGCGATCTATCCGGGGCAGATGACGGCCATTGTCGGGCGTTCTGGCTCCGGCAAGACGACCCTGCTCAACCTGATCGCTGGCCTGGATGAGCCAACGGATGGCGCTGTCTGGTTCGAGGGGCAAAAGCTGGCGGAACTGGACGGCGAGGTGCGGCTACAATTGCGCCGCGAGCGGATTGGCTTTGTGTTTCAGTCGTTCGGCCTGTTGCCGCTGCTCAGCGCAGCGGAGAATGTCGGCGTACCCCTGCGGATGCGCCGCCTTCCTCGCCAGGAACGCGAGGCGCGGGTGGCCGGGGCGCTGGCCTGGGTCGGCCTGACCGATCGCCAGCGGCATCGGCCCTACGAATTGAGCGGCGGCGAGCAACAGCGCGTCGCTCTGGCCCGCGCCCTGGCCGCTCGCCCGCATGTCATCCTGGCGGATGAGCCGACCGGCCAGCTGGACAGCCAGACCGGGCGCAAGATCATCGGTCTGCTGCGGCGGCTGGTGGCAGAACAGAACATCACTGTGGTGATTGTGTCCCACGATCCGCTGGTGATGGAGGAAGCTGACGTGATCCACGAGTTGCGTGATGGCCGCCTGATCGCCACACGCCAGAAGGAAAATGGTGGATCCTGA
- a CDS encoding ABC transporter ATP-binding protein codes for MSERFIVCENLVKIYRVADLEVVALQGLDLEIARGEMMAMVGPSGSGKSTLMNILGGLDTPTAGRVFVGQYNLLALNRRQQVLYRRQVVGFVWQQTARNLLPYLTALENVELPMALNHVPARERRARAAELLTSVGLGDRLNHLPDRLSGGEQQRVAIAVAMANRPALLLADEPTGEVDSEASTAIFHVLRALNEQFGVTVVIVTHDYNVASRVDRVVGFRDGRTSIEVLRRRGTDGAPLTEEEFAILDRAGRLQLPQAYIEALEMRDRVKLRLREDHVGVYPDRNGDAPGVGEQESSV; via the coding sequence ATGAGCGAGCGTTTTATCGTCTGTGAAAACCTGGTCAAGATTTACCGGGTGGCTGACCTGGAAGTGGTTGCCCTGCAGGGGCTGGACCTGGAGATTGCCAGAGGGGAGATGATGGCCATGGTGGGGCCGTCGGGGTCGGGTAAATCCACGCTAATGAACATCCTGGGCGGGTTGGACACGCCGACCGCCGGGCGTGTGTTTGTGGGTCAGTACAACCTGCTGGCCCTGAACCGCCGCCAGCAGGTGCTTTACCGCCGCCAGGTTGTGGGCTTCGTCTGGCAGCAGACGGCGCGTAATTTGCTCCCCTACCTGACCGCGCTGGAGAATGTGGAGTTGCCGATGGCGCTCAACCATGTTCCGGCGCGGGAGCGCCGCGCCCGCGCCGCGGAGTTACTGACCAGCGTTGGCCTGGGCGACCGCCTGAATCATCTACCTGATCGTCTGAGCGGCGGGGAACAGCAGCGAGTAGCAATCGCGGTAGCAATGGCCAACCGACCGGCGCTGCTTTTGGCCGATGAACCGACCGGCGAAGTCGACAGCGAAGCGTCAACCGCGATCTTCCATGTGTTGCGGGCGCTGAATGAGCAATTCGGCGTGACAGTGGTGATCGTGACCCATGATTACAACGTAGCCAGCCGGGTTGACCGCGTGGTAGGCTTCCGCGATGGTCGGACGAGTATCGAGGTACTGCGCCGGCGAGGGACAGACGGCGCGCCGCTGACCGAGGAGGAGTTCGCCATTCTGGATCGGGCTGGACGGCTGCAACTGCCTCAGGCCTATATTGAGGCACTGGAGATGCGCGATCGGGTCAAGCTGCGCCTGCGTGAGGATCATGTGGGCGTCTACCCGGATCGCAACGGGGACGCGCCAGGTGTGGGCGAGCAGGAGAGCAGCGTATGA
- a CDS encoding FtsX-like permease family protein, with product MPLRMIVHRMWRERRLLGVLLIAICLVTAFFSLGPLYVQAVSEAGLRYAVEGLTRHQLDITLSNSEPFGPETWALLNQELRGGVTELQRSARSAGVVNGYEYALGEPLTIFARPTPNDYLITAYSNLQEIFTLVDGRWPERLPPPTAGLGAGLSAEEQAANQVGLYSRGQVEAVVAAAAAREARIEVGNRLVIGAEPTGPTAIVHIVGLVEPVLPLDDPFWDGQRLVVQGQHVQVSLTSERFDFGLIVPEGAFDDWIAPATRGNTYLWTLRVDPAVIHTDTLDALEERLSRLQSALRARYPDILIFSGLFDLIAQFRTGLVETEGPTLLLSGAVMVLMLYHLVTTVALVLEQQNAEWASIASRGGSVAQLIGMQALTMGMLGAIGMVAGPFIAQGMLLLLGRVGPLARVLPGAGSLPARVFGLSAMAALAAIVVLTLPAWPAARRSLLRLKQLISRPPTHPIWARYFLDIALLLIGLALLLRLYFLVGGDAAASLGVLWRDPTALIRQIASSAAETGGLNDPFNLLAPALFLTGAALLWLRVFPLLMRLIRRLFRADNGLTVPLALWTVERDPGHYGQLVLLLIGTLALGTASLALEATRDAGAWAAAHRETGASARLEFDPVQVREQPVWGALPGVTAAQSLLVTATPHRAGQRDTTVFGVEPSAFAASFPAWAEAVAPLQHLSAPSLPGLPLPEDAVALTLQVYADPTPDSGPPTETQLAAELIDALGIPLSLALTTVDPAVAGRFALYEATLPSGVGHLPWRLTGIRLSSQRGELADFSHRVYLDAITARLADGSEALLEDFEAGQMAVWGASVTGFQHGGALRAAPDERRAASGRASLAVDYRIQRRGTAVTQPLLAINETGEAAVPLVISRGFAEYFGGRSRRAPLAVGDEDLFDLALGAGQVRFRYRVVGIVEDFPTLGAGDNFVIGRLDQLLPALNRAASWQGFYDRNQVWFELAGREPSPDFRAAIAALPGLTGMTYAWDRYNAIQRDPLANAVTGMLFAAFWVSLLLSALDFGFYLAVTARRRALSFAVLQAMGWPARSIWGVLAVEQTALVMPALLVGVGLGMGLAYLLLPFLELVGGQALRFPASGVIGLLAALIAVFAVLLGVTALMSRRQSVHQTLRLGEE from the coding sequence ATGCCGCTGCGGATGATCGTGCACCGGATGTGGCGGGAGCGGCGCTTGCTGGGCGTGCTGCTGATCGCCATTTGTCTGGTGACGGCCTTCTTCTCGCTGGGGCCGCTGTATGTGCAGGCAGTCTCGGAGGCCGGGCTGCGCTATGCGGTGGAGGGCCTTACCCGGCACCAACTGGACATCACCCTCAGCAACAGTGAGCCGTTTGGGCCGGAAACGTGGGCGCTGCTGAACCAGGAACTGCGCGGTGGGGTGACCGAACTGCAGCGCAGCGCCCGGTCAGCGGGGGTAGTCAACGGGTATGAGTACGCGCTGGGTGAACCGCTGACGATCTTCGCCCGTCCCACGCCCAATGACTACCTGATTACCGCTTATTCCAACCTGCAGGAGATTTTCACCCTGGTCGATGGCCGCTGGCCGGAGCGCCTGCCGCCGCCGACAGCCGGGCTAGGGGCGGGTCTATCAGCGGAGGAGCAGGCGGCCAACCAGGTCGGTCTCTACAGTCGGGGGCAGGTGGAAGCCGTGGTCGCTGCGGCAGCGGCGCGGGAGGCCCGCATTGAGGTCGGCAACCGGCTGGTGATCGGCGCGGAACCGACTGGCCCGACAGCCATTGTGCACATCGTTGGGCTGGTGGAGCCAGTCTTGCCGCTGGACGATCCCTTCTGGGATGGGCAGCGGCTGGTAGTGCAGGGTCAGCATGTGCAGGTTTCCCTGACAAGCGAGCGTTTTGACTTCGGCCTCATTGTGCCGGAGGGAGCCTTTGACGACTGGATCGCTCCGGCAACGCGCGGCAATACCTACCTCTGGACGCTCAGGGTTGACCCGGCGGTGATCCACACCGACACGCTGGACGCGCTGGAGGAGCGCCTGTCGCGCCTGCAGAGCGCGCTACGCGCCCGCTACCCGGACATCTTGATCTTCAGCGGTCTGTTCGACCTGATCGCGCAGTTCCGGACCGGCCTGGTCGAGACTGAGGGACCGACACTGCTGCTTTCCGGCGCGGTGATGGTGCTCATGCTCTACCATCTGGTGACAACCGTAGCGCTGGTGCTTGAGCAGCAAAACGCTGAGTGGGCCTCCATCGCCAGCCGGGGCGGGAGCGTGGCCCAGTTGATCGGGATGCAGGCCCTGACAATGGGCATGTTGGGTGCGATCGGTATGGTCGCCGGGCCGTTTATCGCCCAGGGGATGCTGTTATTGCTGGGGCGGGTCGGGCCGCTGGCGCGCGTGCTGCCGGGCGCCGGTTCGTTACCGGCGCGGGTCTTCGGTCTGAGCGCCATGGCAGCGCTGGCGGCGATTGTGGTGCTAACCCTCCCCGCGTGGCCAGCGGCGCGGCGCAGCCTGTTACGGCTCAAGCAGTTGATCAGCCGCCCCCCGACTCACCCGATCTGGGCGCGCTACTTCCTCGATATTGCCCTGCTGTTGATTGGTCTGGCTTTGCTGTTGCGGTTGTATTTCCTGGTCGGCGGCGATGCTGCGGCCAGCCTGGGTGTCCTGTGGCGCGATCCGACGGCGCTGATCCGCCAGATTGCCTCCAGCGCGGCTGAGACCGGTGGACTGAATGATCCGTTCAATCTACTTGCTCCGGCGCTGTTTCTGACCGGCGCGGCGCTGTTGTGGTTGCGAGTCTTCCCGCTGCTGATGCGCCTGATCAGGCGGTTGTTCCGCGCTGATAATGGCCTGACCGTACCGCTGGCCCTGTGGACAGTCGAGCGCGATCCGGGTCATTACGGCCAGCTGGTGCTGCTGCTGATCGGGACGCTGGCGCTGGGGACAGCGTCGTTGGCGCTGGAAGCCACCCGCGACGCCGGGGCATGGGCGGCGGCTCACCGCGAAACCGGCGCTTCCGCCCGGCTGGAGTTTGACCCGGTTCAGGTACGGGAACAGCCGGTATGGGGTGCCCTGCCGGGAGTAACGGCGGCGCAATCCCTGCTGGTAACGGCTACCCCACACCGCGCCGGGCAGCGCGACACCACGGTTTTCGGCGTAGAGCCGAGCGCATTTGCCGCGTCCTTTCCTGCCTGGGCGGAGGCGGTGGCCCCGCTGCAACACCTGAGTGCACCGTCGTTGCCGGGTCTGCCCCTGCCGGAGGATGCTGTCGCGCTGACGCTGCAGGTCTATGCCGACCCGACGCCGGATTCCGGGCCGCCGACCGAGACGCAGCTGGCGGCAGAACTGATCGACGCGCTGGGTATTCCGCTATCGCTGGCGTTGACGACGGTCGATCCGGCGGTCGCCGGGCGTTTTGCCCTGTACGAGGCAACCCTGCCGTCCGGGGTGGGTCATCTCCCCTGGCGGCTGACTGGCATCCGGCTGAGCAGTCAACGCGGCGAACTGGCGGATTTCAGCCACCGCGTATACCTGGACGCGATCACCGCCCGGCTGGCAGATGGATCGGAGGCGCTGCTTGAGGACTTTGAAGCAGGGCAAATGGCGGTCTGGGGTGCATCGGTGACGGGTTTCCAGCATGGCGGGGCATTACGCGCCGCCCCGGATGAACGCCGCGCCGCCTCCGGACGGGCCAGCCTGGCGGTGGATTACCGTATCCAGCGGCGAGGTACGGCGGTCACCCAGCCGCTGCTGGCCATCAATGAGACGGGCGAGGCAGCCGTCCCACTGGTGATCTCGCGCGGGTTCGCCGAGTACTTCGGCGGTCGCAGCCGCCGCGCGCCGCTGGCCGTGGGTGATGAAGACCTGTTTGACCTGGCGCTGGGCGCCGGCCAGGTTCGCTTTCGCTACCGGGTCGTCGGGATCGTCGAAGACTTTCCAACGCTCGGCGCGGGCGATAACTTTGTGATCGGCCGGCTTGATCAGTTGCTCCCGGCGCTCAACCGGGCGGCCAGCTGGCAGGGTTTCTACGATCGGAATCAGGTATGGTTTGAACTGGCCGGGCGTGAGCCATCCCCGGATTTCCGGGCAGCGATTGCGGCTCTGCCCGGTCTGACCGGAATGACCTATGCCTGGGATCGCTACAACGCCATCCAGCGCGATCCGCTGGCGAACGCGGTGACAGGGATGCTGTTTGCCGCGTTTTGGGTGTCACTGCTGCTTAGCGCGTTGGATTTTGGCTTTTATCTGGCGGTGACAGCCCGGCGGCGAGCGCTCTCCTTTGCTGTGTTGCAGGCGATGGGCTGGCCAGCACGCAGCATCTGGGGTGTGCTGGCGGTCGAACAGACGGCGCTGGTGATGCCAGCGCTGCTTGTTGGTGTTGGTCTGGGAATGGGGCTGGCCTACCTGCTATTGCCCTTCCTGGAACTGGTGGGCGGGCAGGCCCTGCGTTTTCCGGCGAGTGGCGTGATCGGGCTGCTGGCGGCGCTGATCGCTGTGTTTGCGGTTCTGCTGGGCGTGACGGCGTTGATGTCGCGACGGCAGAGCGTTCATCAGACGTTGCGGCTGGGCGAGGAGTGA
- the prmA gene encoding 50S ribosomal protein L11 methyltransferase: protein MDWIEVSLETDGELAEAIADLLHQYGYQGVAIEQTGIDGESWEETVRLLSPNVIVRAYLPADEQATGLIEKLETGLRYLHTISPGVPVQPRYTTVHEEDWAEAWKVHYRPLRVGENFFIRPEWTEVQPGEGDIEIVLDPGMAFGTGTHPSTQLCLIALESQPVAGARVLDLGCGSGILGIAAARLGAAEIVAVDTDPLAIKSTTENANLNGVADRFLIAQGSLENLLDRPAYFDLILVNILAKTIIPMCDSGLGTLVRPGGIGIFSGIIDEQAADVEAALRRTGLKPYKRHTMVDWVAIEARRE from the coding sequence ATGGACTGGATCGAAGTGTCGCTTGAAACGGACGGTGAGCTTGCCGAAGCCATCGCCGATTTGCTGCACCAGTACGGTTATCAGGGCGTCGCTATCGAACAGACCGGTATCGATGGCGAATCGTGGGAAGAAACGGTCAGGTTGCTTTCACCAAATGTGATCGTGCGCGCCTACCTGCCCGCTGATGAGCAGGCCACCGGGCTGATCGAAAAGCTGGAAACCGGCCTGCGCTACCTGCACACCATTTCGCCCGGCGTGCCGGTGCAACCGCGCTATACCACCGTGCATGAAGAAGACTGGGCCGAAGCCTGGAAGGTGCATTACCGCCCGCTGCGTGTGGGCGAGAACTTCTTCATCCGCCCGGAATGGACGGAAGTCCAGCCAGGCGAGGGTGATATCGAGATCGTGCTCGACCCCGGCATGGCCTTTGGCACCGGCACGCACCCCAGCACCCAGCTCTGCCTGATCGCCCTGGAAAGCCAGCCGGTAGCCGGGGCGCGTGTCCTTGACCTGGGCTGTGGTTCTGGCATCCTGGGGATCGCAGCAGCGCGGCTGGGGGCCGCCGAGATTGTCGCAGTCGACACGGACCCGCTGGCAATCAAGTCCACCACGGAAAACGCCAACCTCAATGGCGTCGCCGATCGCTTCCTGATCGCCCAGGGCAGCCTGGAAAACCTGCTCGACCGGCCAGCCTATTTTGACTTGATCCTGGTCAATATCCTGGCTAAGACGATCATCCCGATGTGCGACAGCGGCCTGGGGACGCTTGTCCGACCGGGCGGCATCGGCATCTTCAGCGGCATCATCGACGAACAGGCGGCTGATGTCGAGGCAGCGCTACGCCGCACCGGATTGAAGCCATACAAACGCCACACCATGGTCGACTGGGTAGCCATCGAAGCTCGGCGGGAATAG
- a CDS encoding FtsX-like permease family protein, translating to MLRSLIHQLPLGWALRLALLRLTAQWQSLLTIVIGVLLAAVIGANAPLYTAAIAQVGMVQRLERQPASETNIFCRISLTSQEVDDLSATWQAADAVVRDQVQRVFQDALPGWVSRTVTWGESAPMLLVVNGEDVASTRIRVAYYEGWQETARLIEGQWPAEPTEAGIDMEIALPLQAAIGLNLQVGDSVVLDQRGWETSVPIRARITALIAAQDEADPYWMPPSPLRVDSSSQWNVEANALTTRESFLRAVTAYVPQTRSLLGWRILFDPEQLPYTAIPQAVAHLNGFSANLTTLFSAPGSPPVNFVYSTNLIPLLRQYAAEVSLLGAPFGLLLLQVGALVIFFLVAMATLVRRGERRELAMLQSRGAFDRQILLLRGVEALLIVILAALLGPPLARRLLIWLAPIFTGLERLPLILDASAFLYAGLAAAVALVALMGTLPPVLRLPLTLAGGSAARAARQPWWQQAYLDVVLLVVGGAALWRLISTASPLSGTQLGGLEADPLLLLAPALLFVALGSMLLRLFPAVMSLLARLFARQDGLSRVLAAWQVSREPVHYGRIALLLTLAIGTGWFATSFRATVSRSQVDQARYAVGTDIRLQERNIVLDADRARPPEAYLALEGVVAASPVIRFFNVDVARDRQNPVPGEVLAIDADTFSSTLYWRDDLGPVKTPRPPGEPLALPLPGRALPGKPARLGLWARIDVRGSGFSAATLYRPDLDRLLRRTTLTARLCDAAGTFLHAPFEVVEVEWTRRGIDRPGLDMRSFNTTGWVYLEAALDGLQAQGELRLEALYWKHRARDTQERDLRLSLANLTLIGVDGSVTPLDWLQQPGWEVVYDSGALIRDGFTYPAAIPDRATVGRQVIWDQLGVLSTLGLILDYPEAPPIPAIASTGLMRLNGLQPGDSYRLINVGGVSPLVQMVDTTEYYPSLYGDKRPFLVVDQAALLYAINRRPGASVYPAEMWLRLAPGVAEEDILRAADTDGDDTAIIYTETLQRTLHGLQTNPLALGLMGLLFLAFAVALALSVVGLVTYAALTAQSRRNEFGVLRALGMSLGRLAASLALEQALVMLTGALLGAALGAVLSDRVVPTLAIGATGEAITPPFIVQVEVAALAQYGLLMTGVLLTVLVASLLLVRRLSLAQTLRFGEE from the coding sequence ATGTTGCGTTCCCTCATCCATCAACTTCCGCTGGGCTGGGCGTTGCGGCTGGCGCTGTTGCGGCTGACGGCGCAATGGCAATCCCTGTTGACGATTGTGATCGGTGTGCTGCTGGCAGCGGTGATCGGAGCCAACGCGCCGCTGTATACCGCCGCCATTGCTCAGGTGGGCATGGTACAGCGGCTGGAGCGCCAGCCGGCCAGCGAGACCAACATCTTTTGCCGGATCAGCCTGACTTCACAGGAAGTTGACGATCTGAGCGCAACCTGGCAGGCGGCTGATGCCGTGGTCAGGGATCAGGTACAGCGTGTCTTCCAGGACGCACTGCCGGGTTGGGTAAGCCGCACGGTAACGTGGGGCGAATCCGCGCCGATGCTGCTGGTCGTGAATGGCGAGGATGTGGCAAGCACGCGCATCCGCGTGGCCTACTACGAAGGCTGGCAGGAAACTGCTCGGCTGATCGAAGGGCAGTGGCCGGCGGAGCCGACCGAAGCGGGGATCGATATGGAGATCGCGCTGCCGCTGCAGGCAGCGATCGGACTGAACCTGCAGGTCGGGGACTCTGTGGTTCTGGATCAGCGGGGATGGGAGACCAGTGTGCCGATCCGGGCGCGGATCACGGCGCTGATCGCCGCGCAGGACGAGGCCGATCCCTACTGGATGCCTCCTTCGCCGCTGCGGGTCGATAGCTCCAGCCAGTGGAACGTCGAGGCCAACGCCCTGACCACGCGGGAGAGCTTCCTGCGGGCGGTGACGGCCTATGTGCCACAGACGCGCTCACTGCTCGGCTGGCGAATACTGTTTGATCCGGAGCAGTTGCCCTACACGGCCATCCCGCAGGCAGTCGCCCACCTGAACGGTTTCAGCGCTAACCTGACGACGCTGTTCAGCGCGCCCGGTTCGCCGCCGGTGAACTTCGTCTACAGCACCAATCTCATCCCGCTGCTGCGCCAGTACGCGGCGGAGGTCAGCCTGCTGGGTGCGCCGTTTGGCCTGTTGCTGCTCCAGGTCGGCGCGCTGGTGATCTTCTTCCTGGTAGCGATGGCGACGCTGGTCCGGCGGGGGGAGCGCCGTGAACTGGCCATGCTGCAGAGTCGCGGTGCGTTTGACCGGCAGATTCTGTTGCTGCGCGGCGTGGAAGCGCTGCTGATCGTGATCCTGGCGGCGCTGCTGGGGCCACCGCTGGCCCGCCGCCTGCTGATCTGGCTGGCGCCGATCTTCACCGGGCTGGAGCGCCTGCCGCTGATCCTGGATGCCAGCGCTTTCCTGTATGCCGGGCTGGCAGCGGCAGTCGCCCTGGTGGCATTGATGGGTACGCTGCCGCCTGTCCTGCGTCTGCCGCTGACCCTGGCCGGAGGGAGCGCTGCTCGCGCTGCCCGTCAGCCCTGGTGGCAGCAGGCCTACCTGGACGTGGTCCTGCTGGTGGTGGGCGGCGCGGCGCTCTGGCGGCTGATCAGCACGGCTTCGCCGCTCTCCGGGACGCAGCTTGGCGGGCTGGAAGCAGATCCGCTGCTCCTGCTGGCCCCGGCGTTGCTGTTTGTGGCGCTGGGCAGCATGTTGCTGCGCCTGTTTCCCGCTGTGATGAGCTTGCTGGCTCGCCTTTTTGCCCGGCAGGATGGGCTGAGCCGTGTCCTGGCTGCCTGGCAGGTCAGCCGCGAGCCGGTGCACTATGGCCGGATTGCGCTGTTGCTGACCCTGGCCATTGGCACTGGCTGGTTCGCCACCAGTTTCCGGGCGACGGTCAGCCGTAGCCAGGTTGACCAGGCTCGCTATGCTGTGGGGACGGACATCCGCCTGCAGGAGCGCAATATTGTTCTTGATGCTGACCGCGCCCGCCCGCCGGAAGCGTACCTGGCGCTGGAAGGGGTGGTCGCTGCCAGCCCGGTGATACGCTTTTTTAACGTCGATGTAGCCCGTGACCGGCAGAACCCGGTCCCCGGCGAGGTGCTGGCGATCGACGCTGACACGTTCAGCAGCACGCTCTACTGGCGCGACGATCTTGGCCCGGTCAAGACGCCACGACCGCCGGGGGAGCCGCTTGCTTTGCCCCTGCCAGGGCGCGCCCTGCCGGGCAAGCCGGCCCGGCTTGGTCTGTGGGCGCGGATCGACGTGCGCGGCTCCGGCTTTTCGGCAGCGACCCTGTACCGGCCTGACCTCGACCGGCTGTTGCGGCGGACAACGCTGACCGCCCGTCTGTGCGATGCGGCGGGCACCTTCCTTCATGCGCCGTTTGAGGTGGTCGAAGTTGAGTGGACGCGGCGCGGGATCGACCGTCCGGGCCTGGATATGCGCTCCTTCAACACGACCGGCTGGGTTTACCTGGAAGCGGCGCTTGACGGCCTGCAGGCGCAGGGTGAGTTGCGGTTGGAAGCGCTTTACTGGAAGCATCGTGCCCGCGACACCCAGGAGCGCGATCTGCGGCTATCGCTGGCCAATCTGACGCTGATCGGGGTGGACGGAAGCGTAACTCCGCTGGACTGGCTGCAGCAACCCGGCTGGGAGGTGGTCTACGATTCAGGGGCGTTGATCCGCGACGGCTTCACGTATCCCGCCGCTATCCCGGACCGGGCGACGGTGGGACGCCAGGTGATCTGGGATCAACTTGGCGTGCTGAGCACGCTGGGGTTGATCCTCGATTACCCGGAAGCGCCGCCTATCCCGGCCATCGCCAGCACAGGTCTGATGCGTCTCAACGGGTTGCAGCCGGGAGATAGCTACCGGCTGATCAATGTGGGCGGCGTCAGCCCGCTGGTACAGATGGTGGACACCACCGAATACTACCCGTCGTTGTATGGCGATAAGCGGCCTTTTCTGGTGGTCGATCAGGCGGCGCTGTTATATGCAATCAATCGCCGGCCGGGCGCGTCGGTTTACCCGGCGGAGATGTGGCTGCGCCTGGCCCCCGGTGTCGCCGAGGAAGATATCCTGCGCGCCGCTGACACGGACGGCGACGACACGGCGATCATCTACACCGAGACGCTGCAGCGCACCCTGCATGGTTTACAGACCAACCCGCTGGCCCTTGGCCTGATGGGGCTGCTGTTTCTGGCGTTTGCTGTGGCACTGGCGCTGAGTGTGGTAGGGCTGGTGACCTACGCTGCACTGACCGCCCAGAGTCGCCGCAATGAATTCGGCGTGCTGCGGGCGCTGGGGATGTCGCTCGGTCGCCTGGCGGCCAGCCTGGCCCTGGAACAGGCGCTGGTGATGCTGACCGGCGCGCTGCTGGGGGCGGCCCTGGGCGCGGTCCTCAGCGATCGGGTCGTGCCGACGTTAGCGATTGGCGCAACAGGCGAGGCGATCACGCCGCCCTTCATTGTGCAGGTGGAAGTCGCCGCGCTGGCGCAGTACGGGTTGCTTATGACCGGTGTGCTGCTGACCGTGCTGGTCGCCAGCCTGCTGCTGGTGCGACGTCTATCCCTGGCGCAGACGTTGCGCTTCGGTGAGGAGTAA
- a CDS encoding zinc-ribbon domain-containing protein, with amino-acid sequence MIIFGTRAKTQVLEEGEFTCPQCRARRRYQRKQARPYFALYFIPIFPVGKGMEYIECQTCGRAFEPGVLNLKLPEPRPDLAFVLNTIGERLADGAPIEFVIRDLTAAGLDFDVARAIVEAQAGADRQHCPVCGLTYTAVPRACTSCDGLLQDGPARR; translated from the coding sequence ATGATTATCTTTGGCACACGGGCCAAAACGCAGGTGTTGGAGGAAGGTGAATTTACCTGTCCACAGTGCCGGGCGCGACGGCGTTACCAGCGCAAACAGGCCCGCCCGTACTTTGCTCTGTACTTCATCCCGATCTTTCCGGTGGGGAAGGGCATGGAGTATATCGAATGCCAGACCTGTGGTCGGGCTTTTGAGCCGGGAGTGCTCAACCTGAAATTGCCGGAGCCAAGGCCCGACCTAGCCTTTGTGCTGAACACAATCGGGGAGCGGCTGGCGGATGGTGCACCGATCGAATTCGTGATCCGCGACCTGACCGCCGCCGGGCTGGACTTTGACGTGGCCCGCGCGATCGTGGAGGCGCAGGCCGGGGCGGATCGTCAGCATTGTCCGGTTTGCGGGCTGACCTATACAGCTGTCCCCCGTGCCTGCACTTCGTGTGATGGCTTGCTGCAGGACGGCCCGGCCCGCCGCTGA